Sequence from the Meriones unguiculatus strain TT.TT164.6M chromosome 5, Bangor_MerUng_6.1, whole genome shotgun sequence genome:
ccaaaaaattcttgacacagaccatccaagaaatcaaagataaaatgaaaggacaaaacctaagaataataggaatagaggaaaaagaagactgccttctccaaggaccagaaaatattttcaacaaaatcatggaagaaaatttccccaagttaaaggagaagccaataagaatacatgaggcctacagaacatccaacaaatttgacaagaaaagaaaatccttctggaAGGGAAGGCTtgcaagggaaaaataaagagtttaagttagcctggatatacttagcctgagtataactccatttttgaaataaagagccatcttaacctgaagctgaattcaggtacctggaaatatcacaaaatgtgcacctggcagaaaacaaagttaactctcctagcaacagctttcaggaaatatcacagaataaatacttcatagaaaatagagacaatctccctggcaataatcaatgagaattggttgagaatcatgtgggaaaattctccccatgtttcagatatagattaaaagaatagccattgtgatcgtaagtcttaggcaattgtgcctcagagaggcatatgccttaggcaattgtgaatCAGAGGTCACCTCAGCCctcttttacctaatcctgtaatgtcaaggcataggTCCCCCATTTGCTGTTCTAGAAACATGTGACCTCCTGTTTttctcatggaaaccccctgatcacagactttccctttaaaaaccctgctcactcagggttcaaggtctcacttctctactgctgcatcagtgagacttgcttcctgagtttgagtgttctcttaataaagctctcttgctattgccttgTTTCGTCTCTGAGGTTCCCATTAACTTGGCATTACAATAgcactggagctgagaggaggctgagagctttttaaaattaaattctgttgcttttggggaaggttataatatagcccaggctggccttacttcactgtagccaaggctggcaggcctgaagattgctcaaagtctgaacacaggctgggatgcaacctggatctcaaaggtgtgaggggccacctgggaatgagaaacaactgtgagtatttgaattgaagccatgTGCAGAGAGCTctttgaagggcggggtgaactgttctgagaagcaaccagctgtaaactatctacaaccatctgtaaactatagagcagagtgatctgattttcaggtataaaaacacTGTGCTATGCATGTtcagggtcgtctcctgtctttggaggggcgaccctatctcgatagcaataaaacctcttgctttggcattgagctgtggtctgtgagagttcctgggaagggtgccATCCTGAGATCCTGAGTAGTGATactccaggtcttacagatgaactcctctgcttgctctgaggacctgagattaagatgaggactatggggattgggaaaggtggagggagggacccacatggaggatacaaattaaataaagtataatgaatgaagaatttttaaaaagatgaggactCTGAGAAAACCCTCATTGTTCAAAAAAATCTGTcatgttttaaaacttgaaaaatcatattttgacaatttttttcatttttaaaatttttttgctttagtagttttatttatttttattttctgtgcatgaatgcatgcctGATACCTGCAGGATCAGAAACCATgagatcctcttgaactggagttactaacAGTTGTGAGTCTTCATctagaggctgggaattgaactttggtcctctgcaaggacagccagtgttcttaactcctgaaccatctctccatccccatttttcactttattatttcagggaaaatatacttcactgcttggttaaggtaactgaacacatttttattttggtacagcacacacaacacaagaatttcccatcttcagcatactgcttggcattgattacatttttacagtctgcctccacccagcaagacgcccatggccttccctcctgagttgaggatgagagtctgcttttgtttccactcctaGAAAGTTTCCAAGCTCGTCCTGCTCCCAGTAGTCCACAGAATTTGTTCTGACTAGACTCTCATTGCAGTCAGTACAGTGGCTTCATGCCAATTTGTGTGGGACCATGTCcagaatctccttctcttttaaagctggagtaacagtccagtgcagagaagctgaactctgtttatccatcatcaggactgtgttttatacatagattctatgtctgtctttgtctctgtctctctgtgtctctgtctctcactctgagtgtgtgtgtgtaagctaaGTGATTTGAACATTTCTGGTTACTTGATAATTATAATGTGTTTACAAACCTCATTTGGCAAAACAGAGATAGCTGAGGGATTTGAATAAATGAAGACTATCATAAGCTGTCACGTATTATAAAGTTCTGTGGATAATCCAGACCGTAACAGGACAGTCACTTtatgtctccccaaaagacacactgGGAAGTACAAAAGACTTATGTATCTGGCATGTAGTTTGTCTTTTATGTATAACATCCACGCATCtcataagaaataggtttaacaacagcaaaaagacaaCTCTGTAATTTCATTTAACCTGAAGCTCATGTAAACTACAGTGCAATTCATAGCTCTAATGCCAGAATACCGGCTTATCTTAAGGAATCTTACCTATACCCAAGTAATATGATGTCTACCATCCTTCCATACatggatctaaaaatgttaattatgtgcttttcagtactgagaaccaaaacagggctgactgtggcatagccatggactgtgagaatatggacacaaaacaaaatcagatcatcatctatacttcttaggtaggagatgacactgtccaaggtgtacatcaccataaaGAAACTCATGAGGCACAGCATGGTCCGTGTGGCTCTTTGTTCTCCAGATCGtctgagggaaaggctggcactgtggagaagctgggactggttCTTATGTCTGCATAGGAAaatcaccatgtacccactggagagggtcataagacctacaaagatgacatccctggaggtcaataatataaaaaatgtgtgatggacagaGTAGCTCATGGGCACAACACAGCAAGATTGACTGAGGTATGTAAAACCAGATGAGGTCAGATTAGGCGTTGTAGTTATGTATGTTATAAGGGGActgctaatggatgaataaaagatactcaggaaaagaaggcaacctagcatgTGGTGTGGAGATTTACATTTGAACTTTGCTAGATGGGAACTTCTGGGACTGAGGGTGATGTcctggaggatgctgagcaggctagtggcacaaagagagaggctcctaaaagacctgtacaagaacataacaaatttgcatgtggagtcactccatctcttccctggcataaaaatgtctgaagctacTAAACTCACGACGACTACcagcatcagtatgtggattagggccaagagactgatgggcagatcagtgagtctgggcctctgcccacgaataaacatgaggatgtggaagagaagaaggaagctgttgcctgagagcccaatcccagctccagcataaatggtgtttcttaccttggtgttacctgacagtttgttgattttgttcattttaaggctgaaagaagcaggtagcaactgtgaggggagaacagcaagaagattccTTAACACCAGTCTAGCCTTGCTCATCAGCTGCAGACAATGGCAGCTCCACTCTCcttagaaagatgtttatttcacagctctgccttatACCCCTTAAGATTGCCTTCATCTCAAAGTGCCCAGAAgcgatgcccactctctccattgttcCGACACTTATATGCCCCATCCAGATAGAAGCTTTCTCACCAATACAATTGTCATGtgtcatgaaaatatttcttttcctactgtttcctatttgaggtttcctgaggcaaaagcaatgtcttacttgtctttcatctgcatcatgttgattgccagacacagagcagctctgcaggttttggtgaagttccatgaggattgcaagaaagtagaaataagatcctcagatgaagctgtgcccttgtcttaaacaggcccagagtcattttattccagtcTCTTTGTTCTGCTCATTTACTTCAGACCTTGTGCTCTTCATGTGGTTCTGCAGGGAGCATTAGGTGTGGAAACCCTGAATCAAGACTCCTTCACATCGTACCCAATCCTGCCATAtcctgtgtgtgaccctgagAAGTCTGGGGCTGAGCTACAGGGTTAGAACATATGACATCTGTTTGCCTGTGTCAGGGAGATGTGTAAGAAGATGAAGTCTACATACCAAGAATGTCGGTGTTCCCTGTACAGGGCGAACTCTTGGAAGTGTAGGCTGCTGGCTTTATTCTCATGAAGGTTCCTTATGTTTGTGACTTGGGATAGTTAGTACAGATGTAAAAACAACTGTTTCATTTCTCCCAGCCCAAAACAGAGAAGGGTAAGCCTGAACACAATAGACTTCCCAAGCAATCCTTTCCAGAGCATCCTGGTAGCATTTTAGGCCTTCTCTGTGAATCTCACATTGTAACTACATCTGAGATATGTGCTGATGTCACAGCAAACAAAAGCCTCCATGAGAATTTTTCAGTTATCAGAGGCTGCCAGGAATGTGGTCtaagttttgtctctttccacctttgaaagcaaaacaattaataagaattatagttacaatagattgagggccattcccattgtaaggttttaatgaaagaagaattatCCAATTCAGCCTGAATGATGGGCTGCACAGGTGTGTAggatttcatacctccttgaggaagcagtgatgcTTCTCAGACTCAGGTGGCCAAAGCCTCAGATATACACCAGAAGATTTGATGAAGTGTCTTCTCAAAAGTTATTTCTCATGCAATGCAAGTATTTACTTTAATTCAAGTATCATAATCCTAAATtatgcaataatataaaaatgaagtcatatagtaaataaataattatcatTTGAATATCAAGTGTAtaagatggttttattttatctgaAATGTGAGATATGAAGGGAAAGCAAAGTGCCCGTGTTACCAAACCTAATGCACCAGCGAAGTAAGtgctcagagcaggagaaatgagggagcctcagtgTTCAGAAGCGCTGGCCTCCAGTCATGATGAGGTACATtctagaagggaagaaccaattccaaagagtggtcctctgaccctGAGATGTGTGCTGTGACATACACATCCTAccccattccacaaaatacataagatgaaaagtaactttaaaaaatgagagcTAAGGTGGATGGCCAGTTAAGGACTGTAAACATGGGGTGCTTGGTGTGgagagaacctgctgctttgacagaggCCCCAGGTACAGTTCTcgcctgcccatggcagctcaaaaccatctgtatcTCGAGGTCCAGGAGTTCCAAAAACTGCTGAGGTCCTCAGGCAGGaggcatgcatgcaatacaaatatatagacacagtaaaatcaaataaaacaaaacacacaaaaagtgtaacacacataacaaaataacccaaaaaatttaaattgagattttctaaaataaaatggtAAAGCATCATTATGAAAGGTTAAACTTCTAAAGATTAATATGCTGAGTTCTATGTACCAGCAGagttataaatacattttactgagtgaGTCCCATTGCATTACCATGCTCTTTATATAATAGATCCATTTGATTACCCAGTGTCAATTTcagcagaaacaaaacagaataggcaagaagagaaagagaaaaaggagaagcaaacTTTCAGGAGTTTTGGGAAATACCCTAAGAGGAAAATTACTCTTGTTTCCCATGAggaacacagtcccctgtgctctcAAGCTTCTCACTTTTGTTCCTCTCAAGCTCTTGGTGTTTGGATCCTGGCTCTTTAGGCAACAGCAGGAGAAACTGCCATGTATCCACTATGTATAAAATATCTAGCATTCCAGCGCCTCCTCAAGGACGTCCTCTCAGAGGACGTGTTTTACTATGCAGTGCACCATGAGCCAAGAGCATTTGCGTGAAATTCCTGAAACTGAAGCTGGCGAAGTTCTCTATAGATATTGATATtcaaggagatttccttccaaacacaCTGGGATTACTTTTAATTACTCAAAATACAGAGTGACTTACATCATAACTAGTTTTGTTTCAGGTAAGAATATAACAAAAGTAAAAGGATTTTAATgaagatatgaaattaaaaacatgaatttttataataagtacacaaattaaatcactaaaatattctacatgtaaggataattcatgtagttcttcactgtgaggtgcttaattaaaacaaaatgtaaatatgaaacaatgatgtttccaaagaaaaaattaactaatttcaGGAGTTGCAGGAAATATCCTAAGAGGAAAAGTATTCTTGTTGTCCGTGCAGAGCACAGTCCTCTGTGCTGAGGGGCtgtcagagctcagtgtctcctctgcacatgctgaaaacttcccacagcccagtagcccagggctcctcctcccacagactgcctgggtccctaccaccttctgattctgccctgggtgcagagcacttacccagatggacatagcaggggaggactgtggcctgaggagatcctgcatgGCTTAGGCTGAGGGAGAATTTAATGCATCTCTACAGCCTGCAATTTTACTGCTTGTGGAAGGTGACAGATTCCTGTAGGGGAGCATGGAAATGTGGCATCCCAGGGGGGATCTTCCCTGCCTGTTGATCTCACTCACTCTGTCctggataacagccatctggggagggctgagcacacactttgagtccccctgccagacctgagaaagggatcagaaagtttatgacagccctaacttgttgctgttattttaactTACGGTCTAATGATGTTTATTATTGTCCCTATAATTATCACGGCAGTACACCTGACctgtatcacaatcaataaaagacacagacacctgatagattttataacAGTCCTATTTCACCCAGGACAGGCAGATATTtaccctctaaactaccttttCCTCACAACCCCATcccaggctacctcccatccataatccatAATGACTTgctcatacttttatttttaattttatttttcttattggttacattttattaactctgtatcccactccctcattccctccccaaccccacactccctccctggtctcctccctgcccctttccaagtccactgataggagaggacctcctcccccttcatttgaccctgttttatctggtatcttcagggctggctgcaaagtcctcctctggggcctaacaggactgctccttccctgggggtgtggggaggtcaaagagactgctcttgagatcctgttagaaatagtccttgttacctttactttggaaaactacttggttactgagctaccacgggccacatccgagcagaacttgtaggttatatccatagatggtccttggttgagagtcagtctcagaaaagaccctgtaactggatatatttggtccttgtagagctcctatcctttccatatcatactaactccccttctttcatatgattcccagcactctgccgaaggtttggttgtgagtcttagtctctgctttgaaacactgctaggtagagtctttcagatgccttttgcggtaaacCCCTGTTAtccgttcaatgcacatcccatttgtctttctaaatgaggattgatcatcttcgcccatgtctgctttcttgattatcttctttaggtgtgtagttttcattatgtttattttatcttgtaggtctatataagcgagtatatgccatgtttgtctttctccttctgggatacttcactcagaatgatcttttctagatcccaccatttgcctgcaaatttcatgatttcctccttttgattgctgagtag
This genomic interval carries:
- the LOC132654051 gene encoding vomeronasal type-1 receptor 54-like, translated to MNKINKLSGNTKVRNTIYAGAGIGLSGNSFLLLFHILMFIRGQRPRLTDLPISLLALIHILMLVVVVSLVASDIFMPGKRWSDSTCKFVMFLYRSFRSLSLCATSLLSILQDITLSPRSSHLAKFKCKSPHHMLGCLLFLSIFYSSISSPLITYITTTPNLTSSGFTYLSQSCCVVPMSYSVHHTFFILLTSRDVIFVGLMTLSSGYMVIFLCRHKNQSQLLHSASLSLRRSGEQRATRTMLCLMSFFMVMYTLDSVISYLRSIDDDLILFCVHILTVHGYATVSPVLVLSTEKHIINIFRSMYGRMVDIILLGYR